From the genome of Hylaeus volcanicus isolate JK05 unplaced genomic scaffold, UHH_iyHylVolc1.0_haploid 12258___fragment_4___debris, whole genome shotgun sequence:
ctgtacatgttatatttatattgttagttatatttatgtatttatattcactCTAATACAATATGTCTAATAATAAgataagtattataatataatgtaagtACTTACCATCTTCTTTCATCCACGTCCCAATCTTAttccaaatattaattttataagtgGTGTCCATATATTTACTATCTGACAAATCGTATAAAGCCGGATATTGtcgaattaattcaattaattgttcgtcgttcattttttatatacttctaCAGGTATTTAagcatgaaatataaattaaatttttaatattcattaacatTCTTTAATATTCTTGCGCGTAAAAATATGTGGATGAATTAACGTTATGATATACGCACCAAATATggggaaaatgaaatataatataataatatataataataagaagaaaagcAGAAAGAAAAGTTCTTGAATATGTAATTAGTCGAAGGAACGGTGAATGTTTATAACATAACACGCACTGTtgtatattaatgaaataaattaatattcattggTAGTTTAGTTCGTCactgtttattaaaacataCGAATAGTTACTCAATGATATAGCagatatataaatgtttatacacTCAATTTTATGAACGCGTGCGTTCGTTTCTTTATTGTGTACCCTGGACACCGCCTCAAATTATACAGCACGgacgtcacgttccggcaacgacacgtatcggcaccgacacgacacaGTGATGCCAGAGTTGTCTCCCAGTCGCGCATGCGCGTCGCAAAAAGCCGAGCGCGCAGTGCCGTAGCTATAGGAAACAACGAATGATTCTATGATCCTATAGCAACGGTTGGCGTCAAAACCAAAGAGTATTAGTCTAATACAAGTAATAATACTAATGTAGtataatactaaataatactaatagtCTAATACTCTTTCGTCAAAACCAACAgaaccatttttttaattataaaaaatgtattttgtctgtaaaattatttcaacctTTACCACAATGTTACAATTTACCcacacaattaatattattgcatgcTAAGAAGTActtccaattttcatttataattctatttttctttgggACGACTAAGACTAAGAGCACCAGTTTTATGGTCGTGTTAGATACTTTATTGACGCTAAAATCAGTGCGCATGCGCGACTGGGAACTAAATCTGGCATCACTGCACCGAACTGCATATATGAGCTCCCATACACCGCCAGAGACACGTAGCACAGTAGGGCGAGCGCATAGTATCATTGGACATTGGTACAACTAAGTATGAAATCAGTAacatatgttaaatatttattatgaattgtTCTCAGAAGGTatctgtttatataataatacttatttttgtcatttttgtacttatcttattatttaatataaatatttattcattaccTTTTATAGATTCAAATCCATTTCTTCTTCCAAAAGTTGTTTTGCTTCTGGAAATTTCCTGGCCGTGTTCCCATCATTGAATGTTCCTTTTCCTTGTTTTACATAATCAACTAATAGgcccattttatttttaaattccttttgaatatatctttttttttcttcaaattgttGCCTATGAAATCTGGTAGTCCAGCATTTAAAATCTAATCTGTACGCAATGTGTATAAGCATTCGAAGCATCTAATTAAACAGTGTAAGGGGGATAATCCAAAAGAATAATAGTTAATATTGCTGGTCCTGGTGGATATTAAATTGTTCAGGATAGCTTTTATCCCTTTTTCGTACAGTACCGTAGTATGTGCATATACGTTTCAAAACTATGTTATAAatcacagttttttttaatttcttcaatctTTAACTTTTGTATTGTGATATACACATTTCCTATAGCTGATACTGGATaagtgaatattattattgttgaaaaaaatataatagacaTTCCACTTAGATCCATTAGTGTCTCCCAAAAGGGCAGCatcaacaattaaattaaatttctgacGAAAAACCAACTAAAAGCAAAAACTACGTGAATGGTTACAATCTACATACTTCTTAAAAACAAATGGTACAAAGTTGTTTCTGGGCAAGTTTAGgcgatttttataatttaataaaccaTTTATAACTTCTACAATGAAATGTCACAAAGTTCTGTTGTgcatttaaatcatttttctgtttattttagaatgaTTACAACCCCAACGTTTGATATTGCAGACATTCTTTTGGTAAAGTCATGTAATACAAGAATtacaatgtaaattaaaaaaaagataaatagatCAACGTAACTAATTTCAGATGCCATGAGGTAAATAGTGAAGCAAAACATAAAAGTACTGTGAAACATAATTGTCAAAGGTTTAaagattcattaaaatgtatttaggttttaaaatttgaacattCATTTTTTGACCCAATGTCCaacatttatacatatagtatacACAGGTGTACATAGAATTCAATGCAGTAGGGCTGGGCGAGCAGTGCCGTAACTAGAATATGAAGCGCCTGTGGCAAGTATTTAACTTGCACCTCCCCGTAACCCAATAATGacaaaaagaataagaaatttcaatgCAACATGTTAAATTGTACTAAATGCaaatggaaatactgtctgagtggGTTTCATGTATTTGTTGTGGCGTGGGGCAATATTGCATACAGTTAATGTGTATAAACATTATtgcgttataaaaatattcagacACATCACATAAAAATTCACCAACTTGAAAATACAGCTCCAGATAAGAACATTGTTCTCACTATGTTCAAAAGTCTATCATCCTTCACCATTgctgttatttgttttttagacaaattcgTAATGCAATTAATGCAttcaagtatattttattctttcaataatttcttcattcactatatttgaattacaatctacaattttacattacacaattttaataatttcagcTTAGATAACTGTAAATTCTCAGTCTCAGTTTGCTCATCATCGAAAACAATCCAATTGCAGCATTCTATAGAGTTTGCTGTCccaaatgtttcaaaatacaataaaatttcgttactAATTACATTGTCTGTAGGTCGGGTATATCCAAAAGGGAATAACAGGCTAATTCCCTGTTCACCGGACGAAATTTGTAGCAATGAAACGTCTGCGAGACACTCATTCAGACCGAGTACCTTCCTCCCTATGTTAGTATTAATATTGATGGTAATATTGGTAATAATAAGTTTTGTACTTACAATTCACATACATTGGAGCAGACAGAAAGTGAGAACTGTTGGAGGACAGCTTGAACGAATAAGATCCTGGCTTCTAACGTACAAAACTTATGTGATCCAATATTTCAGGATCTATTAGCTGTAGGACAAAACGCATTATACATGAAAATTGTGTATCTTTACTGCAAAATGTTAGTCAATATTCACAACAATTTGTGTATGTAAACTACAGACTAAACTACGGAATACccattttctgaaattttgttttcctgcATTATGGTAACGCAATAATGCGATAATGAAACTTACTCTATTTGTACTGTACTTACATTCTGGGCGAAATGGAATCCTTGAACCCGTGCAATCTAAGAACTGAAAAACTTGTACTGGAAAACTTCTTACTTgctgtaagaagtattcgtatagcaaccaatttaaaataaatcattactgtacgaatacttattacactgactgacAAACCTAtgtattataagaaaaaagacaATTGTACCAAAATTGTCTGAATCATGTAATAGATTGAATCCAGAGTTTCTACGTTTGAATATATGGTAGCTCTGAAAAGAGCTGATTTATAAACTGTGCCATCAGCTCAGAAGTAAGACAAAATCAAACAGCACGATACGTATGGAGTGAAGAGAAAAGTCTTCAATTGATTCCATTGTATAGAGAGCGGGAGTAACTGTGGAACCCTTTGTCACACCGATGCCACATGAAGCATTTGACGTTGGATGGTGTGAATTCTCACAGATAATGGAAACTACAGCCGATATCTGTAAAGCAAAAATAACATCGCTATTGGCATCGTTTAGACGGGAAAAGGGGAAGGTGGAAAAATCAAGCGGAACTGGAAGAGGCAAATACAAAGCGTATCTTTATCATTACCCTTTTCCCGAAAGGCGACCTTTCTGCATGAAATAGTCCGTGAATTCCTTTCTAACGTCTTCCGCTAATTCCGGAGCCCGCCGATCTCGTATGGGGCGCATATTTTGCATTCCAGTGGTCTGTGCTTCGGAAACATCCCTTCTCCAGTTTCCTTCGACAAGACTGTCCCCAACAAAACTATCCAATTCACCCGGTGGACAATATATCTTACTGGATGATCCAGATCGAaggaaattatgtaaatacataattgCAGTTACAATCAGGCTAGCTTTGTCGGAATTCACTAGAAGAGGTTTCTGAAGCACTCGAAACACTGCTGATGATACACCAAAAGCATTTTCAACTACTCTCCGGGCTCTACCTAAACGATGATTATAAGTCCTTTCACTTGACTCCTTCTTGCGTACACCTGCATACGGCCTCATTATATTTGTGCGTAAAGCAAAAGCTTCATCGCCCAAAATAACAAACGGTACGTCTGCAGATCTACCAGGAAGAGGTTTTGCATCAGGAAGACCCAGAGAGTGGTCTTCAAGCTTTTTGTATATCGCAGAATGCTTAAACATGACCCCATCGAAAATGGGGCGCCCGACgtcaataaacaaaaaattacatttcgcaTCCACTAATGTAAACAGGACTATGCTGTGGAATAGTTCATCGTTATTATGCTCTGAGCCGGTATTTAGTGTTGTCTGCAACATTATATGTTTGCCATCTATTGCACCAATCGCATGTGGAAAGTTCCATGTTTCGTCAAATATATTAGCACATTGGATCCATTCTTCGGAAGTGTTTGGTAGCTGCAATTAATAACTTCACTTaatgatttataattatttcattagaaGAGTTGAAATAGTTGCGAAAATGGTAAGACTGTGGCACTTGGTGTGCTGTATACGAATATCATTATCGTTTTTGGtagtaattacaaattttcaagatattcaagatatttgcaaaaactGTCTTAGTAATACATATtaggggaccagaaagtaatgtcgtttcttttatattaacttcaaataaataaatttataacaagtttttgtttttaatcaattatgtaatcaccctCGTTATCGACAACCTTTTGCTatttagtgtgcaaattttcaatacccgatcgataaaattcaattgatATACGATGaactgataaatgataaacaagtattgacattcgcagaaaagacattactttctggtccaactaatacaattttatccaAGCATTGCCAgctgaatttaaatatagaagGTAATCTAACATGATACATTGACATTCATTTCTAATTGAGTTTTAATAGACTACActctaaaaatgaataaaacccttaaaaataacattcctCCTGCATGGAAGTAACAGGAGGGATGCTATAGCTATTGTTGTGGCTATGAATGTGAAGTCATTGATATATttgttcttattatttatatattgtcctatgtttatctttaaattatgaatatacttgtaatattataaGGGGGAATGAAGACACCGCTTTTCAGTCGCGCGTATACTTCACTGACGCCATGTTCGCCACGCATGCGCAAAGAAACGCGTCCCGGCTCTGGCATCCATGCTGCAGTTCAgtcaataaaagaaattataaatgtaatacacATTTCTCCCTTACCTTTATATGATCCTTCAACGTCTGAATAAGGGCTTCGCACACGAGGAACACGCTCCGCGAAATACTTTGGGCAGACATTTTGAATAAGTATGTCAACGAGGTGAAGGAGTCTCCCGAGGCGAGGAACCGCAGTGCAACCGCCAACTTTTCCTTCGCGCTTACACTCGCCCGGAAGGTCGTACACTGCGTACTTATTAACggtgctattttatttaaaatgtgcTCGAAGTCTGTCGCATGCATGCGACAGAAGTTCCCGAATTGTGTGAGGGATAAGTCCTTCATTAGCGATTCCGCGACATGTGTGTCACGATTTTTGTACAACTGGGACACCCAAAATCGCCGCTTTCGTGcggtttttttcttatttcttcgaGCCATTACTAATACTAGCAACGCAGCAGCAGCGACTTCGGAATCCATTTTCACGACTAGTCACGGCTGTCGCAAAGGAACAACCAGGAACAACTAAAGTGAACTGAAACAGGGATGCCAAAAGCACGGAGATCTCCGCGTTTCGGTCGAAAACCGAGATATGCGGAGATTATGCGGAGACGACTGCGCAGCCCGTTTGCGCATACGACGAAGACAGAAAAACGTTCCGTCCTTTCCAAGATTAGGGTCGgttagcaatattggcgccccgggcaagattatcgtgCCGCCCCTTCAggggtatacagggtgtcccaaaaatattgaaggtccttgaaaggggtggttcaggaggtgatttcaaacaactttttccttagcgaaaatattgtccgaggcttcgttaaggagatattaacataaaacgctgaccaatcagagcgcgagtatgccggtggagtgctcgcggtagcgtatgagcgcggccgcctagcgcgtagccacgcctactgctggcgctccatcggcatcctcgcgctctgattggtcagtgttttctcttaatatcagCTTAACGAAACCCcgcacaacattttcgctaaggaaaaaggtgtttcaaatcaccttccgaaccacccatttcagaatgttacaacatttttggaacaccctgtagtataaatatatttatttgtccTTCCATGTATGTTAAGGATTTGATATATTAGACcgataaattgtataatttataaataatgttaagtcgaataaaatgaatctaAACCAAGCATTGGCATAgctttattcaaataatgaattacaAAAACACCATGTAGTGTTTTAAGATATAATGTCAATTTGCacttcaaattataatttttagtttacACAATACGTATCAAtagtttatcttttattccttatttGAATTTGCATCTAAATAAGATGGTGGCCATCTTTGATTTAGGTATATAAACATGCGCTGTTAATTAACTCGTTGCGACTCGTTGTTGCTCGTTTCTGTTTAACGTAGATTcgaagtataaatattttttactggTTTTATTGACATcgtcatatttttaaacttagtttaattatcttttctattttaaggGTGTTTCAGATACGATGAATCTAGCAACAACTACTAGATTATTTTGtggaagaataaataatattcataagtTAGGAGGTTATGTGACTCGAGATATTGCCACAGTTGAGAACTTCAAAATCAAATGGTCTCGAGCACCTGTGATTCGTGAAATAGATCCCAGACAAAGTGGTGATTTGGGTTTAGATATACATGTCGATCAAAATGACATTCGTCTTTATTACgaaaattctaaagaatgGGAGGGGTTAGTAGATTTGCTTGTAACTACTTATTTATGACTTAATTGTGACACACTTTAGAGAATtctgaaatatatattgatatataGATTCATTAAGGTCTCTGACAAAAAATTGAGATACTAATTTATCTAATTCTGCCATAATTAGCATTGCATCCGCTGAACAACAATACTCGCATGTTATTTCTCAAAAGATGATACTACTTTgctattgtaatttaaaaatatatgaaaaatccCACTTTACGGTATCCtgattttattagaaaatgtaaACGAGTAGTGTAGCATTTCGCAGAgagtatacatataatcgGTGTAAATTCTGTGCACGTAAAGGCAACATAGACAGTTTAAGATGGTATTACATGTTTTTAATGGTACCATGCATTTCTCTTATATAACATTCTACCACTAAAATGttaaaacacatttttaaaattgcaaagttGCCAgtactttttttcaataatagtGTTAGTAGAATAGTGTTTGACATTAACACCATAATTAAATCTTAATGCAATAATGATTAATGgaatgtacatgtatatttctaatgaaaaaaataaggaTATTCATGCGACAGCTTACAAaactataacaaaaattacatttatataaatcttAAATAGAAAGCTCAAGAAGATGTGGGAAGAATAAAACactaaaacaaaatataattaaaaattgtcattAGTACAGGTCACAGTAAAACAGAGTGCACCTATATTAACAAtatgaataatgaattaaaaatttgtatgatatAGCGCTAACGATCTTGTAAGGAAGATGTTCTCCATAAAATTTCAACGTGCGAAAGAAGTGAGAAATTTGAAGAGAGAAAAAGCAATGGCACTAGTAAAACGGCATGTTTGCGATCGAGGTTCTACAGAATCCAGAAGTAAGTAAGTttataagtataaaatatcTGTGAAGATTTTTCTCTATGTAAAGATTAATGACAATTCATTTCtgtttacattaatttgtGTATCAGCTTTTGAAAATGATCTACTTCTAAACCTATATTCCTTATGCACTCAAAGTTTGAActatcatttttacaaaaccTGTATCGTGACctcatataattatattactattaatttcttaagtAGGTAACTAAACATAAAGACAATAATTGCCttgaaatttaatagtttaattaaGGTCTCTGACAAAAAATTGAGATGCTAATTTATCTAACTCTGCCATAATTGGCATTGCATCCGCTGAATAATAGTACTTGCATGTTATTTCTCAAAAGATGATACTACTTTGCTatcgtaatttaaatatatttaaagttttacaatatatttattctgatCTTAAATTATGTACCTGTTTCAGCCATTTACAACTGTAATTGTTGATTGTATTAGTCGTGTCGATCTTAAACAAATGTCTCATTTTCCATTCAGCCTTTATCTactatttattgaatatttatatatacattgtataaGTACTTAATAACGATAGACAAATTGTTTCAGTTGCAGCAATGACGAGTGAAATACTGTACTTTCAgcaatttatgaaaaaatatccaaGAAACGTAATCATGAAAgtatatttgaaagaattgaTTGACAAAAGGAGGAAATTCCTCAACGATTTACGTAAATGGGACTACAAGCGATTTGAATGGGTTCTTGAACGGATGAATCTTGTTTTTAAAGCTACACCAGTGTACgatatcttttttctttgatttacACAAAATTCGTAGAATTACCTGATTGCTATCTTAATTTCTGATGTGTAATATTGTACATCtttatatgttattatttgtatcATTTGCCTTATAATGAATTGTAGAAAAGAAGGTCCGGTATCAAGAAAAGATTCACTGAGAATACTAACGCAACAGCATTGCGATAACATCGTTCAAAGCAAATTGGATGCAtataaaaaggaattaaaagCGCAACAGAAAACTTTTTACCGTGAAAAGGCTGAAAAATTagcgtttattttaaaagaagaaaaaaaatggggaTTGGAACCATCTGTAACAGAAGAGGATATTGAGGCTGCACGGAAAAAAGCAGAGGAATtgtcaaattaaataaatcataaattaattaaatttagttaaacAAATGCTATATTTCCATCTGTTTTTATTCAGTTTTACCACTTTATCCCTTGATATCCTGTTTTAATCAGCATTTATTaagttaaatttgttttcgctGATCAAGtgaacattctttttaattattttttatatagagcACAAGtatctaatttttcatttacaaatatacatattttttcattccaatgtattaaagaaaaatttgcatgTACTCTTTTTCTTAGTACTGGTTAGACTAACCActtaaaaaaatcaacaattatttctatttttctataaattgttacaaagtatgttaatatttttgataacatATTATTGTCCCTGGAGAATATGTTACTTCACAGAACCTCGGTTCTGTTCGTGAGAGATGCACAAATTTTCTCATTTGTTATTATCATAattagtataatttttattgctaGTACTGTAATGAAACTTGAGAAACAGTGAATCGCAGTGTGCTGCTGTGGCGCTGACGATAGCCTGGATAGTGCATACATTACGTAAAGCCTTTTAGATTCTCAAATTCTTCGTTAAAGTGCTGTTGCGCAAGACGAGCGCATAGAGTTTGAGaggttatttatttaattgcacCAGTAGTtcttactttcaatttttctttattcattataaaaatcatacaTTATTATACCCAGATAGCATGGATAGTCTTAtggacgtccattttatgtccagtttaTGTTCGGAACCTCCAACGTCCTTAGGTCCATGGgacctaaattttgtacgtcccagACCAAATTGATCCATGAACATATC
Proteins encoded in this window:
- the LOC128882198 gene encoding 28S ribosomal protein S15, mitochondrial, yielding MNLATTTRLFCGRINNIHKLGGYVTRDIATVENFKIKWSRAPVIREIDPRQSGDLGLDIHVDQNDIRLYYENSKEWEGANDLVRKMFSIKFQRAKEVRNLKREKAMALVKRHVCDRGSTESRIAAMTSEILYFQQFMKKYPRNVIMKVYLKELIDKRRKFLNDLRKWDYKRFEWVLERMNLVFKATPVKEGPVSRKDSLRILTQQHCDNIVQSKLDAYKKELKAQQKTFYREKAEKLAFILKEEKKWGLEPSVTEEDIEAARKKAEELSN
- the LOC128882195 gene encoding uncharacterized protein LOC128882195; protein product: MDSEVAAAALLVLVMARRNKKKTARKRRFWVSQLYKNRDTHVAESLMKDLSLTQFGNFCRMHATDFEHILNKIAPLISTQCTTFRASVSAKEKLAVALRFLASGDSFTSLTYLFKMSAQSISRSVFLVCEALIQTLKDHIKLPNTSEEWIQCANIFDETWNFPHAIGAIDGKHIMLQTTLNTGSEHNNDELFHSIVLFTLVDAKCNFLFIDVGRPIFDGVMFKHSAIYKKLEDHSLGLPDAKPLPGRSADVPFVILGDEAFALRTNIMRPYAGVRKKESSERTYNHRLGRARRVVENAFGVSSAVFRVLQKPLLVNSDKASLIVTAIMYLHNFLRSGSSSKIYCPPGELDSFVGDSLVEGNWRRDVSEAQTTGMQNMRPIRDRRAPELAEDVRKEFTDYFMQKGRLSGKGYRL